The nucleotide window gagaccagcctggccaacatggtgaaaccgtgtgtctactaaaaatacaaaaattagccagacgtggtggtccacacctgtaatcccagctactcgggaagctgaagcaggagaattgcttgaacccgggaggcagaggttgcagtgagccaagatcacgccactgcactcctgcctgggtagcagagtgagactccatctcaaaaaatagtaataataaaataaaaataaatatcatgctTTCATTTTTGATAAGTTTATTTCAAAGTGTTAATACATTTGTAGACATGTATAAGCTTTTTAAGGTATCATAAGGTTTATATTAATCTGACACGAGTCAGACCATACATACATAACACACCTGTAAACTGTTTGTATTTTGAGTCCAGTTCATTTTTTGCTTCCAAAGAGGCTGGTTGACCTAAAAAACACTGCAGTTTTTCCTGAAAAATCTGTGCTGGAGTCATATGTAGTGGTAGATTCAGACTCTTTTTCTCGGATCTGAAATGACATTAAATTAAGGGAAATGAAtccaaattttgaaaaaaaggaaaggtttcACACATCAAGGACTAAACATGAAAGTTTCAGAAATAATGGAATTTACTTTTTTATCTATCATACATGTAAAAAAGATATATTCAACGAAATATTGTATTAAGACCCTCCACGATTATGATCCTAATATATTCCCCCATTCTTATTTCTAATTGCTACCCTAAATACGGGCTTTACTAACACATAAGTGTACTAAataaatggtttttgtttgtttcgagacaggatctcactctgttgcccaggctaagtgtaatgacatgatcacagcttactgcggccttgacctcccgagctcaagtgatcttcccacatcagccttccaagtagttgggaccacaggcacgaaTCATCGCACCTGGctattaataaaagttttaacaCAAATAAGTAAGCCACTGAACTGTTCAATACAGTAACCACTaactacatgtggctatttaaatttaaattaactaaaattaaattgaaaatctAATTCCTTGGTCTCACTAGCTGCATTTCAATAGTTACTTGTGGtgagtggctaccatactggacaacACATTTCCATTACTAAAGAATGTTCCATTGAACAATGCTGAACTAAGGATTCcacataaaatgtaaataccagcaaaaagagaaatataaaatacatagttcAATCATACTGTATCTTAAAATTGCCTAAAATTCCATACCTCATGAAATTGCTATCACGTTTACAGAACAGCTGGAAAGCCACACCAATTGAAGCAGACGTCTTCCAGTCTCCAAGTTTATATGCCAACCACACAGCCTCTGGAACCAGGCCACCAATAAATAGTAATTCAAGTGCATATTCAACTGTCCACACATTAGAGAGATTTTGATCTCTAACGACGCTGGCCACCTTAGAGTGTTGCAGAGGAATAAGTCGAAAGGACTGCTCTgtgagtaaattttaaaaaatggattattACAATTACATCCGAACTCAACTCATGATTCCTTACATAGGTATATTTATCTCTTCAATCAGTATTTTCTACAAAAAACCACCAGGAAGATACATACAAAATGGGCTAAAGTAATACTCAACATGCCCTAGAACACTTTTAACACTGACAAATGTGCCTCATTCGTGGGTCATGAAACAAATgccagcattatttttaaaatgaaacacaagagagaaaaaaacagaatagaaagtatAGACAATAAAGGTAAATACTGTTTAATGAAACTTTTGTGTCAGGTAATACgcaaatacatacaaaaaacaTTTATATCTACTATACTATTGGCACACAATGTACAATTTATTACCGTGACATGGGTCACAATGTGTAGTTTATTACTGTGGGATACTAAGAAATACATGCTTATTTCTCATACTAGATTATGAAATGCAGAAGGCAGAGACTACATTTTATCCGATTTTGTGTTACCCACAGTGTCATGCAATAAAAAACTAAGTTGAGGTAACAATGAAGGATATTAAGTGTCAATATTAGTGTTGATTACGAAGTAGAAAAGTGTGATTTTCAGTAATTCTGACTAAATAATAAGATTGCTATCCGGCCTGTGATTTAATACAAAAGGATAATATTCCCCCTGGCCTTCTGTCCCTTTCCCTAATTGAAGTAACTTGATAAAGCAACTTAAAAATACgataaaagaaatgttatttaaaaatatatgttgatgGGATTTTTACTCATTCTCTCAAAACAAAAGTCATAAATAGTATTCATGAGCTTCTCTGTTCCTTGAGATGGTTAGTTTCTCACATGACCTACACAGGCTATGTCTACAGCAAGAACTAACATTTTAGCTCTCTGACAAACACAcctggaaaaccaaaaaagtttTCAACCACTTGGATGTCTGATTTTGCATAAGCAAAGGAGCCAGGATACTGGctaaatttttcctatttttattcaCTACTAGCAAGGTAATATACTATTAAAATAActtgaataatttaattttctgaaaattttactaCTTTCACACAGTAAAAAGTTtcgctactttttaaaatatcataccAAATAAGCAACTCAAATCCCTAGAAAAATTCTGATtagaaaaattaacatgaaatgtATATGCATCCTGAAACATTGACAGAACATAGGAGTTTGAACACATAGTTCAAAATTCATGGTTCTATGACTGATTATATTTGCTGACCACTTGTTGCCGTCCTTATTAAActtctaattatattttaactAGTATTACTCTAACCTAGGTGTGCCTTGTACATACATGTGTATCTGTTCATGTCTACTCTTGCTTAAAGCCCTCCAACAGATTCCCAtgatacttaaaataaaattaagatttctTAATATGGCTTACACCATCTGGCCCTTTTACTGAATGCAACTCATATCACTCTCCACTTCCTcctctagttttttttgtttgctttgggagtttttctgttgttgttttggttttgttttgttctgttttgtttgagacagtcttgatctgtcacccaagctgtagtgtAATTgcgtgatctcactgcaacctctgccatcccagctcaagcaatcctcctgcctcagcctcccaagtgactgggaatCTCAAGTACATgtcaccatgccgggctaatttttgtatgtctggtagaggcagggtttcacaatgttgcccaggctgatctcaaactcctggactcaagcaatagGCCTGgctttcccaaagtgctgggattacaggcatgagccaacatgcccagccctCCTCCTCCAGTTTACAGCCACACAGATCTTTCCATTTCTCAAACACATCAACCTTGTTCTTGCCCGGGGGCTTTTACACAAACTCAGGTTAGAATGCCCTGTGCCTTGGTATATccaattcttttttgttattaagAGTTAGGCTTAGAGGCctgagcggtggctcacgcctgtaatcccagcactttgggagttccaggcgggcggatcacgaggtcaggagattgagaccaccctggctaacactgtgaaaccccgtctctacttaaaatacaaaaaattagccgggcgaggtggcaggcgcctgtagtaccagctactcgggtagctgaggtaggagaatggcgtgaacccgggaggcggagcttgcagtgagccgagatcgcgccactgcactccagcctgggcgacacagtgagactccgtctcaaaaaaaaaaaaaaaaagaaaaagagttaagCTTAACTTTCACCTTCTCAGAGAGCTGCTCCTGAAATTTTCCAATCTAAAATTGCCACTCAGTCACGCTCTATTGCTCTATTTTAATTCTCTCCATAACAGTTATAACCATTTGATATAtctggtttatatatttaattttctgtctcaacaTATTAGACGTAAACCCCATAAAAGAGTAAGTACTTTATCATTTTGTTCATGGCAGTTAGGATAAATCTGTtccacagatggaaaaaaaaaaacaatgcgcATGCGCCATAACTCTCCAGACCGGAAGGCTGTACTTAGCCGGTCGCCGGGAGATGAAGGCCGGGATGTGAGGCGGTCCTGCCTTGCGGCCTTCCGTCCCTAGTCTCCGAGTCCCCGCCCTCCAGCCGCCTTTGAGTCGCGCCTGGGTCACGGTCTTCACTCATGCCTCAGAACCGCGAAGAACGGAAGCTCGCGTGTTTGCTAGAAAACCTAGTTGGGAGTGCAAGGCAGAAAGCGTTCAGCACCCTtgttcctccccaccccccgGGACAGAGACAGAGCTCTGGAGGGCAGGGAATCCCCCTCGTCTTGGCCCATCCCCGGCTGGGCACTAAACTCGGCCACGGTGGGGCGAGCGAGGTGGGCTCCAGAGGAAGCTGACGGCTGATAATGGCTCAGTCGAACATGCTCCCCGTGGCTGATGTGTTGAGTCAGGATGAACTGCGCAAAAAGCTATACCAGACATTTAAGGATCGGGGTATACTGGACACGCTCAAGATACAACTTCGCAACCAGCTAATTCATGAGCTGATGCAGCCTGTATTGAGTGGAGAACTGCAAACTCGGTCCATTTCAGTGCAAGGGAGCTCCCTCTTAATAGGTGCCTCTAACTCTTTAGTGGCAGATCACTTACAAAGATGCGGCTATGAATAttcactttctgttttctttccagaaaGTGGTTTGGCAAAAGAAAAGGTATTTACTATGCAGGATCTATTACAACTCATTAAAATCAACCCTACTTCCAGTCTCTACAAATCACTGGTTTCAGGATCtgataaagaaaaccaaaaaggttttcttatgtattttttaaaagaattggcAGAATATCATCAAGCTAAAGAGAGTTGTAATAGGGAAACTCAGACAAGTTTGACATTTAGCAGAGATTCTCTGGCTGAGAAGCTTCAGCTTATTGATGATCAGTTTGCAGATGCTTACCCTCAGCGTGTCAAGTTCGAGTCTTTAGAAATAAAGCTAAATGAATAtaagagagaaatagaagagCAACTTCGGGCAGAAATATGCCAAAAATTGAAGTTTTTTAAAGATACTGAgatagcaaaaattaaaatggaagcGAAAAAAAAGTATGAGAAGGAATTAGCCGTGTTCCAGAATGATTTTGAGAAAGCTTGTCAAGCAAAATCTGAAGCCCTCGTTATTCGGGAAAAGAGTACCCTTGAGAGAATTCAAAAGCACCAAGAGATTGAAACAAAAGAGATTTATGCTCAAAGGCAACTTTTACTAAAAGATATGGATTTGctaagaggaagagaagcagagctGAAGCAAAGAGTTGAAGCTTTTGAACTGAACCAGAAGCTccaggaagaaaaacataaaagcatgACTGAGGCACTTAGGAGACAGCAGCAGAATATAAAGAGTTTTGAGAAGGCCTATGACCAAAAGCTCAAGAATGAACTTCTAAAGTATCAACTTGAACTAAAGGACGACTACATCATTAGAACTAATCGACTGACTGAAGatgaaaggaagaataaagaaaaagcagtTCATTTGCAAGAGGAGCTCATAGCTTTTAATTCAAAAAAGGAGGAACTCAATCAATCTGTAAATCGCATAAAAGAACTTGAGCTTGAGTTAGAGTCTGTCAAAGCCCAGTCTTTggcaataacaaaacaaaaccatatgcTGAATGAAAAGGTTAAAGTGATGAGTGATTATTCACTACTAAAAGAAGAGAAACTGGAGCTTCTGGcacaaaataaattacttaaacaACAACTGGAAGAGAGTAGAAATGAAAACTTGCGTCTCCTAAACCGCCTAGCTCAGCCAGCTCCTGAACTTGTGGTCTTTCAGAAACAACTACAGAAAGCAGAAAAGGCAATAGTGGTTGAGCATGAGGAGTTCGAAAGCTGCAGGCAAGCTCTGCACAAACAACTGCAAGATGAAATTGAGCATACTGCACAGCTGAAGGCCCAGATACTAGGTTACAAAGCTTCCGTAAAGAGGTTAACTATTCAGGTTGCCGATTTAAAATTGCAACTGAAGCAAACTCAGACAGCCCTAGAGAATGAAGTGTACTGCAATCCAAAGCAGTCTGTGATCTATCATTCTGCCAATGGATTAATAAATGACAACATGGTGCTTCACAATGGTGAGATAAGTGGGGACTTCTTGAACAATCCTTTTAAACAGGAAAAAGTTCTAGCAGGTATGGTTGCATCAAGGATCACAAATTATCCAAATACAGGGATGGAGGGTAGTTCCCCTGATTCTGACCTTGAGTTTGTCGCCAATACTAATGCAAGGGTCAAAGAGCTTCAGCAAGAGGCCGAACGCCTGGAAAAGGCTTTCAGAAGTTACCATCGGAGAGACATTAAAAACTCTGCCACAGGCCCACTACCAGCAAAGAGCCCACCATCTCTGCACTTGCTGGAAGCCTTCAAAAACATTACTTCCAGTTCCCCGGAAAGACATATTTTTGCAGAGGACAGAGTGGTCTCTGAGCAGCCTCAAGTGGGCACacttaaagaagaaaggaatgacaTCTTGGAAGCACTGACAGGCAGTGCAGCCTCAAGGCTACGTGGGGGCACTTCCTCCAGACGCCTCTCCTCCACATCCCTTCCAGAAGCAAAAAGAAGCCTTGAAAGTGAAGTATATCTGGAAGGTCTGGGTAGATCACACATTGCTTCCCCCAGTCCTTGTACTGACAGAATGCCCCTGTCATCACCCACTGAGTCTAGGCACAActtctccatccctcccttctccaGCCCTCTGAGGCAGAAAGCTGGTCATTATCAGAGACAAAATGAACTTCAAGACAAAAGTGAATTTTCAGATGTGGACAAGCTAGCTTTTAAGGATAATGAGGAATTTGAATCATCTTTTGAATATGCAGGGAACATGCCAAGGCAGTTTGAAATGGATGAGCCCTCTCCTGCCGGGGATATGCTTCATATgggtgctgctgcagctgctgttccCCTCTCATATCAGCACCCAAATATAGATCAGAAacaaactgaagaagaaaaaatatgggAACAGCAAGTGA belongs to Theropithecus gelada isolate Dixy chromosome 6, Tgel_1.0, whole genome shotgun sequence and includes:
- the LOC112626446 gene encoding oral-facial-digital syndrome 1 protein-like isoform X2, producing the protein MAQSNMLPVADVLSQDELRKKLYQTFKDRGILDTLKIQLRNQLIHELMQPVLSGELQTRSISVQGSSLLIGASNSLVADHLQRCGYEYSLSVFFPESGLAKEKVFTMQDLLQLIKINPTSSLYKSLVSGSDKENQKGFLMYFLKELAEYHQAKESCNRETQTSLTFSRDSLAEKLQLIDDQFADAYPQRVKFESLEIKLNEYKREIEEQLRAEICQKLKFFKDTEIAKIKMEAKKKYEKELAVFQNDFEKACQAKSEALVIREKSTLERIQKHQEIETKEIYAQRQLLLKDMDLLRGREAELKQRVEAFELYQLELKDDYIIRTNRLTEDERKNKEKAVHLQEELIAFNSKKEELNQSVNRIKELELELESVKAQSLAITKQNHMLNEKVKVMSDYSLLKEEKLELLAQNKLLKQQLEESRNENLRLLNRLAQPAPELVVFQKQLQKAEKAIVVEHEEFESCRQALHKQLQDEIEHTAQLKAQILGYKASVKRLTIQVADLKLQLKQTQTALENEVYCNPKQSVIYHSANGLINDNMVLHNGEISGDFLNNPFKQEKVLAGMVASRITNYPNTGMEGSSPDSDLEFVANTNARVKELQQEAERLEKAFRSYHRRDIKNSATGPLPAKSPPSLHLLEAFKNITSSSPERHIFAEDRVVSEQPQVGTLKEERNDILEALTGSAASRLRGGTSSRRLSSTSLPEAKRSLESEVYLEGLGRSHIASPSPCTDRMPLSSPTESRHNFSIPPFSSPLRQKAGHYQRQNELQDKSEFSDVDKLAFKDNEEFESSFEYAGNMPRQFEMDEPSPAGDMLHMGAAAAAVPLSYQHPNIDQKQTEEEKIWEQQVKERKQREERRQSNLQEILERERRELEKLYQERRMTEESLKIEMENELEMANELEMSNQEMKDKSAHSENPLEKYIKIIQQEQDQESAGKSSKKMVQEGSPVDTLQSSDKVESLTGFSHEEPDDSW
- the LOC112626446 gene encoding oral-facial-digital syndrome 1 protein-like isoform X1, whose product is MAQSNMLPVADVLSQDELRKKLYQTFKDRGILDTLKIQLRNQLIHELMQPVLSGELQTRSISVQGSSLLIGASNSLVADHLQRCGYEYSLSVFFPESGLAKEKVFTMQDLLQLIKINPTSSLYKSLVSGSDKENQKGFLMYFLKELAEYHQAKESCNRETQTSLTFSRDSLAEKLQLIDDQFADAYPQRVKFESLEIKLNEYKREIEEQLRAEICQKLKFFKDTEIAKIKMEAKKKYEKELAVFQNDFEKACQAKSEALVIREKSTLERIQKHQEIETKEIYAQRQLLLKDMDLLRGREAELKQRVEAFELNQKLQEEKHKSMTEALRRQQQNIKSFEKAYDQKLKNELLKYQLELKDDYIIRTNRLTEDERKNKEKAVHLQEELIAFNSKKEELNQSVNRIKELELELESVKAQSLAITKQNHMLNEKVKVMSDYSLLKEEKLELLAQNKLLKQQLEESRNENLRLLNRLAQPAPELVVFQKQLQKAEKAIVVEHEEFESCRQALHKQLQDEIEHTAQLKAQILGYKASVKRLTIQVADLKLQLKQTQTALENEVYCNPKQSVIYHSANGLINDNMVLHNGEISGDFLNNPFKQEKVLAGMVASRITNYPNTGMEGSSPDSDLEFVANTNARVKELQQEAERLEKAFRSYHRRDIKNSATGPLPAKSPPSLHLLEAFKNITSSSPERHIFAEDRVVSEQPQVGTLKEERNDILEALTGSAASRLRGGTSSRRLSSTSLPEAKRSLESEVYLEGLGRSHIASPSPCTDRMPLSSPTESRHNFSIPPFSSPLRQKAGHYQRQNELQDKSEFSDVDKLAFKDNEEFESSFEYAGNMPRQFEMDEPSPAGDMLHMGAAAAAVPLSYQHPNIDQKQTEEEKIWEQQVKERKQREERRQSNLQEILERERRELEKLYQERRMTEESLKIEMENELEMANELEMSNQEMKDKSAHSENPLEKYIKIIQQEQDQESAGKSSKKMVQEGSPVDTLQSSDKVESLTGFSHEEPDDSW